The following are from one region of the bacterium genome:
- the ftsA gene encoding cell division protein FtsA, giving the protein MKQKIVIGLDVGSSNICALVGKVTQKPEVEIIGSARVACRGLRNGVVVNIEETTRAIGQAIDEAEGTANTSIKTVYVGIEGGHVESFNHQGAIMISRSNKEIAEEDILRVIDSARAIRLSPEREIIHTLPQGFVVDGQRGVMDPVGMEGSHLGVHVHIVTGVSTTINNLVKCINRSGLEVEDIVLSVLAAAETVVTPEEKDLGCLLIDFGGQTVDLAIFIEGALKATRALPIGSDIITKDIAHCLHVPLSEAARIKKEFGCAQMKMLPDNMEINILGMDGKTRQTILTSRLCEIIEPRIEEIFTFVREEMTKISRENLIPAGGILTGGGALLRGVKEISEDILDLPMRLGIPQNVEGLSEIISSPDYATAIGLIKYAQKEEFSGDRRPVRRKENFLISLIRKIKSWGEEVF; this is encoded by the coding sequence ATGAAACAGAAAATAGTTATTGGTCTTGATGTAGGGTCAAGCAATATTTGTGCTCTTGTAGGTAAAGTTACTCAGAAGCCAGAAGTGGAAATAATCGGATCGGCCAGGGTAGCCTGTCGTGGTTTACGGAATGGTGTAGTGGTTAACATTGAGGAGACTACCCGCGCTATAGGTCAAGCTATAGATGAAGCTGAAGGAACGGCAAATACTTCCATTAAAACGGTTTACGTGGGAATTGAGGGTGGTCATGTCGAAAGTTTCAATCATCAGGGAGCAATTATGATCTCTCGTTCTAATAAAGAGATCGCTGAAGAGGATATATTAAGAGTTATCGATTCAGCCCGGGCCATTCGCTTATCTCCTGAGCGGGAAATCATTCATACCCTCCCTCAGGGCTTCGTGGTTGACGGTCAGAGGGGAGTAATGGATCCTGTAGGAATGGAAGGCAGTCATCTGGGAGTTCATGTGCACATTGTAACCGGAGTCTCTACCACAATAAACAACCTCGTTAAATGTATTAATAGAAGTGGCTTGGAAGTAGAGGATATAGTGTTGAGCGTATTAGCTGCAGCAGAAACTGTAGTTACTCCAGAGGAGAAAGACTTGGGATGCCTGCTTATAGATTTTGGTGGACAAACCGTGGATTTAGCCATCTTTATTGAAGGAGCTCTCAAAGCCACCAGAGCACTCCCCATTGGAAGTGACATTATTACAAAAGATATAGCTCACTGTCTCCATGTTCCTCTCTCAGAAGCAGCAAGGATTAAGAAGGAATTTGGCTGTGCTCAAATGAAGATGCTTCCTGATAATATGGAAATAAATATCCTGGGTATGGACGGTAAGACCCGACAGACAATCCTGACCAGTAGACTCTGCGAGATTATCGAGCCGCGAATAGAGGAAATCTTTACTTTTGTTCGCGAAGAGATGACAAAAATAAGCAGGGAGAATTTAATACCTGCTGGCGGGATTTTAACCGGAGGCGGCGCTTTGCTCCGCGGGGTTAAGGAGATTAGTGAAGATATTTTGGACCTCCCTATGAGACTGGGTATACCCCAGAATGTGGAGGGACTTTCAGAGATTATCAGTAGTCCAGACTATGCTACAGCCATTGGCTTGATTAAATATGCCCAAAAAGAAGAATTTTCTGGTGATAGA